Proteins from a genomic interval of Mycobacterium conspicuum:
- a CDS encoding MarR family winged helix-turn-helix transcriptional regulator: MTDEMALLVADVFELAGLLRRSGEAIAAKEGHTQARWQLLSAVSDHALTVPQAARRLGVTRQGVQRVANDLVAADLAGFRPNPDHRTSPLLVLTENGRRVLQAITERAIVVNNRLADAVEPAALRPTRDNLRRLIVALKAQDA; this comes from the coding sequence ATGACGGACGAGATGGCGCTACTGGTCGCGGACGTATTCGAGCTGGCTGGCCTGCTGCGACGCTCCGGTGAGGCCATCGCCGCCAAGGAGGGCCACACGCAGGCGCGCTGGCAGCTGCTCAGCGCGGTCTCCGATCACGCGCTGACCGTGCCTCAAGCCGCTCGCCGCCTTGGCGTTACGCGTCAGGGGGTGCAGCGAGTGGCCAACGATCTGGTCGCCGCCGATTTGGCCGGGTTCAGACCCAACCCCGACCACCGCACATCGCCACTGCTGGTGCTCACCGAGAATGGTCGCCGCGTTCTGCAGGCCATCACCGAACGCGCCATAGTCGTCAACAACCGACTTGCCGACGCTGTGGAGCCTGCCGCGCTGCGACCGACCCGCGACAACCTGAGGCGGCTGATCGTCGCGCTGAAAGCGCAGGATGCGTAA
- a CDS encoding thioesterase family protein, with amino-acid sequence MTIDDSAIMPEAFFTVDGDSYLPGVMTRGPWGASMGGQIVGGLLGWGIEQSGIDDDLQPARLTVDLLRPVLLEPVQIHTSVQREGRRIKLVDGALLQNGRTVARASALFLRRGDHPDGEVWSAALEMPPLPTSADGFPADMPFLIWGYGARMDGSPGIAAGEWEQSHSQKFAWTRLFRPMVHGYPLTPLVRLAFVGDVTSSLTHWGTGGLRFINADYTVTASRLPDGEYIGLAAQSHYGTAGVATGSATLFDRHGPIGTSSALALAQPAGSFQPAYE; translated from the coding sequence GTGACAATCGACGATTCCGCTATCATGCCCGAGGCGTTCTTCACTGTCGACGGCGACTCCTACCTGCCGGGCGTGATGACGCGGGGACCCTGGGGCGCGAGCATGGGCGGTCAGATCGTCGGCGGGCTGTTGGGTTGGGGAATAGAACAATCCGGCATCGACGACGACCTTCAGCCGGCCCGGCTCACGGTCGACCTGTTGCGCCCGGTGCTGCTGGAACCGGTCCAGATCCACACGTCGGTGCAGCGGGAAGGCCGGCGCATCAAGCTCGTCGACGGCGCGCTGCTGCAGAACGGCAGGACCGTCGCGCGGGCCAGCGCGCTCTTCCTGCGTCGGGGCGATCACCCCGACGGCGAGGTGTGGTCCGCAGCCTTGGAGATGCCGCCGCTGCCAACCAGTGCCGACGGCTTCCCCGCGGACATGCCGTTTCTCATCTGGGGCTACGGGGCCAGGATGGATGGCAGTCCGGGCATCGCCGCGGGCGAGTGGGAACAGTCGCATTCGCAGAAGTTCGCGTGGACGCGGTTATTCCGCCCGATGGTGCACGGCTATCCGCTCACGCCGCTGGTTCGCCTGGCGTTCGTCGGCGATGTCACCAGTTCGTTAACCCATTGGGGCACTGGCGGATTGCGCTTCATCAACGCCGACTACACCGTCACCGCGAGTCGGCTGCCCGATGGCGAGTACATCGGGCTGGCGGCCCAAAGTCACTACGGCACGGCCGGTGTGGCCACCGGGTCCGCGACCCTGTTCGATCGGCACGGACCGATCGGCACCAGTTCGGCGCTGGCCCTGGCCCAGCCCGCCGGGTCGTTCCAGCCGGCCTATGAGTAG
- a CDS encoding DUF1398 domain-containing protein — protein sequence MSAAITNLLAAQRDAATNRPAVQGFPHLAETLRRAGVRANTWWLPAMQSLYETDLGPVLHQGVPLLDGMAGVPSFDRTALVEALRADQAGQTSFREFAAAAWRAGVLRYVVDLENRTCTYFGLNDQTYVERYAAVEPFRGAPTPAEAERGQATAQPMS from the coding sequence ATGAGCGCAGCGATTACGAATCTTCTGGCCGCGCAACGGGATGCCGCCACGAACCGTCCTGCGGTCCAGGGCTTCCCCCACCTGGCTGAGACGCTGCGCCGCGCCGGTGTACGAGCCAATACGTGGTGGCTTCCGGCGATGCAAAGCCTGTACGAGACGGATCTGGGTCCCGTCCTTCACCAGGGCGTGCCGCTGCTGGACGGCATGGCCGGAGTCCCGTCGTTCGACCGCACAGCCCTCGTCGAGGCGCTCCGTGCCGATCAGGCGGGCCAGACGTCATTCCGAGAGTTCGCCGCAGCAGCGTGGCGAGCCGGTGTGCTCCGCTATGTCGTTGACCTCGAGAATCGCACCTGCACTTACTTCGGTCTGAACGACCAGACGTATGTCGAGCGGTATGCGGCGGTGGAGCCTTTCCGCGGTGCCCCGACACCCGCTGAGGCAGAGCGCGGCCAGGCTACGGCTCAACCCATGAGCTGA
- a CDS encoding flavodoxin family protein: MSRLLIIHHTPSPHCQELFEAVVAGATDPEIEGVEVVRRPALTVSPVEMLEADGYLLGSPANLGYVSGALKHAFDCAYYQLLDSTKGRPFGVYLHGNEGTEGAERAIDGITAGLGWVKAAETVVVMGKPTKADVEACWNLGGTVAAQLMG, encoded by the coding sequence ATGTCGAGACTGTTGATCATCCATCATACGCCGAGCCCGCACTGCCAGGAGCTGTTTGAGGCTGTGGTGGCCGGGGCCACCGATCCCGAGATCGAGGGCGTAGAGGTCGTGCGCCGCCCGGCGCTCACAGTGTCCCCGGTCGAGATGTTGGAGGCCGACGGCTACCTCCTGGGGAGCCCGGCCAATCTCGGCTACGTCTCCGGCGCTCTGAAGCACGCCTTCGACTGCGCCTACTACCAACTGCTCGACTCCACAAAAGGCCGGCCGTTCGGCGTCTACCTCCACGGCAACGAGGGGACCGAAGGAGCCGAGCGCGCCATCGACGGCATCACCGCCGGGCTGGGCTGGGTCAAGGCAGCCGAGACCGTCGTCGTGATGGGCAAGCCGACCAAAGCCGACGTCGAGGCGTGCTGGAACCTCGGCGGGACGGTTGCGGCTCAGCTCATGGGTTGA
- a CDS encoding enoyl-CoA hydratase-related protein — MAEEPQLKFERDGAVVILTMNNPRRKNALTPQMITLMAQAWDEIDADDSIRVAILTGEGSSYCVGGDLADGWMVKGAKSPPSQGKSAGSIISEGLLLSRSLATPLIAAVNGPCLGGGCEMLQRTDIRVAEEQATFGLPEAKFGLIAGAGSTVRLKRQIPYTKAMEMILTGEPLTAAEAYHFGLVGHVVPTGQSLDKARELAARVAANGPLAVRNAKASILSSGWIDDESARKIEQRFVIEVMRSADAKEGLAAFADKRAPRFTGK, encoded by the coding sequence GTGGCCGAAGAACCACAGTTGAAGTTCGAGCGTGACGGCGCGGTCGTCATCCTCACGATGAACAACCCGCGCCGGAAGAACGCCTTGACACCGCAGATGATCACGCTGATGGCGCAGGCCTGGGACGAGATCGATGCCGACGACAGCATCCGCGTGGCGATCCTCACCGGGGAAGGCTCGTCGTATTGCGTCGGCGGCGATCTGGCCGACGGGTGGATGGTCAAGGGCGCCAAGTCCCCTCCGTCCCAAGGCAAGTCGGCTGGCAGCATCATCAGCGAAGGCCTACTGCTCAGCCGTTCGCTGGCGACCCCGTTGATCGCCGCGGTCAACGGACCCTGCCTCGGTGGCGGGTGCGAGATGCTGCAGCGGACGGACATTCGGGTCGCCGAGGAGCAGGCCACTTTCGGGTTGCCCGAGGCTAAGTTCGGGCTCATCGCCGGCGCGGGATCAACCGTGCGACTCAAGCGTCAAATCCCCTACACCAAGGCGATGGAAATGATTCTGACCGGCGAGCCGCTCACCGCCGCCGAGGCCTATCACTTCGGCTTGGTGGGGCACGTCGTCCCCACCGGCCAGTCCCTGGACAAGGCGCGCGAGCTCGCCGCTCGGGTTGCCGCGAATGGTCCGCTCGCGGTTCGCAATGCCAAGGCATCGATCCTGAGCAGTGGATGGATCGATGACGAGTCTGCGCGAAAAATCGAGCAGCGCTTCGTGATCGAGGTGATGCGCTCCGCGGATGCCAAGGAAGGCCTTGCCGCATTCGCGGACAAGCGTGCGCCCCGCTTCACCGGAAAGTGA